One Methanocaldococcus villosus KIN24-T80 genomic window carries:
- a CDS encoding adenosylcobinamide amidohydrolase, which yields MDDFEAKVVRHNVDVFGKVMEAKTLLVEFERRRRVLSTKEGFKNVKYVANHSLPDWRRIHRYNYKDYLKRVLDSLKIDEKDIAILTTAADMDNLAIAIEKFDEFYVVALTTAGAKDNAIRLGDEEADYIEKDFRTYKIEGDKLIPLEKYGTVNIIVITNADLTDGAMARAIITITEAKTNAFQELDVRSTKHPELLATGTGTDNVIVVKGFGRKVDYTGGHTKMGEMIAKAVKRSVIEALIKQDKIYKYKDF from the coding sequence ATGGATGATTTTGAAGCTAAGGTTGTTAGGCATAATGTAGATGTTTTTGGAAAGGTTATGGAAGCTAAGACTCTTTTAGTGGAGTTTGAAAGAAGAAGGAGAGTTTTATCAACTAAAGAAGGATTTAAAAATGTGAAGTATGTTGCTAATCACTCACTACCTGACTGGAGGAGAATTCATAGATATAACTATAAAGATTATTTAAAAAGAGTTTTAGATAGCTTAAAAATTGATGAGAAGGATATAGCTATTTTAACTACTGCTGCTGATATGGATAATTTAGCTATAGCCATTGAAAAGTTTGATGAATTTTATGTTGTAGCATTAACTACTGCAGGGGCTAAGGATAATGCTATTAGGTTAGGGGATGAAGAAGCAGATTATATTGAAAAGGATTTTAGAACTTATAAAATAGAGGGGGATAAGCTTATACCTTTGGAGAAATATGGGACAGTTAATATTATTGTAATAACCAATGCAGATTTAACAGATGGGGCAATGGCTAGGGCAATAATAACTATTACAGAAGCAAAAACTAATGCTTTTCAGGAGTTAGATGTTAGAAGCACAAAACATCCTGAGTTATTAGCTACAGGTACGGGAACGGATAATGTTATTGTTGTTAAAGGTTTTGGAAGAAAAGTAGATTACACTGGAGGGCATACAAAAATGGGGGAAATGATAGCTAAAGCTGTAAAGAGGTCAGTTATTGAAGCATTAATAAAACAGGATAAAATTTATAAATATAAAGATTTTTAA
- a CDS encoding methyltransferase domain-containing protein: TLCFLKDVEKALKEIKRVLKPGGYLIIGMIDKNSKLGKIYEAKKDKSKFYKDANFFSLDEVIELLKRFGFKDIEYERVRLSEEDDGSYVIIRAK, from the coding sequence CTACATTATGTTTTTTAAAAGATGTTGAAAAAGCTTTAAAAGAAATTAAAAGAGTATTAAAGCCAGGAGGTTATTTAATTATAGGTATGATAGATAAGAATAGTAAATTAGGAAAAATTTATGAAGCCAAAAAAGATAAGAGTAAATTTTATAAAGATGCAAATTTTTTCTCCTTAGATGAAGTTATAGAGTTATTAAAGAGATTTGGATTTAAAGATATAGAGTATGAAAGAGTGAGGTTATCAGAGGAAGATGATGGAAGTTATGTGATAATCAGGGCTAAGTGA
- a CDS encoding CopG family ribbon-helix-helix protein has translation MVNVERVSLSLPKFLLGEIDRLMKRKGYSSRSELIRDAIRKYILESNLPLEDKEVGGIIILVYSPNKENIEFLEKLFLEYKDIINSINQSYIKTSCGKNKKIETYIVEGNAKKILEFYENIIKIPEKIYDKIIIF, from the coding sequence ATGGTTAATGTTGAAAGGGTGAGTTTGTCTTTACCAAAGTTTCTATTAGGAGAGATTGATAGATTAATGAAAAGGAAAGGATATTCTAGTAGAAGTGAGCTTATTAGGGATGCTATAAGGAAATATATATTGGAGAGTAATTTACCTCTAGAGGATAAAGAAGTTGGAGGAATTATAATATTAGTTTATTCCCCAAATAAGGAAAATATAGAATTTTTGGAAAAACTATTTTTGGAATATAAAGATATCATCAATTCTATTAATCAATCTTATATAAAAACATCATGTGGTAAAAATAAAAAGATTGAAACATATATAGTTGAAGGTAATGCAAAAAAGATCTTAGAATTTTATGAAAACATAATAAAAATCCCTGAAAAGATTTATGATAAAATAATCATATTTTAA
- a CDS encoding methyl-coenzyme M reductase glutamine C-methyltransferase, translating into MRVTIYSPHVYTYGAMLIGGILKNKYKVRLLRELDKTVFLKSDVVIFSLYSTLHILDKNIREAIDFLKRAKKKVYIAGCVSMYPEIILNELNVDGVIVGEGEITTPRILEGDKEGLAYKEGDEIVINYPKEKPDLNHPLPLIPKDIGKQSIRGANVYIETHRGCLGNCTFCQVPKFFGKQIRSREIEDIVREVKEFKKYGAKRIAISGGTGSLYGFKKSMEKEKFIELLEKISSILGKNNLSVPDMRVDYVDEDILKAIKDYTIGWVFYGIESGSDKILKDMKKGTNREKNLYAIQLAKEMGVKVAGSFIVAYPTESEKDYLLTKDFIAEAELDDIFVSIAEPIPKTEMCDLILDMNKEDLLLYKTYNHNLSVAEFRCYDLLVYGEMFKPNPRLSPYLYKIYLNEAKQQGEDIRKIIDIIFKYKDIIK; encoded by the coding sequence ATGAGAGTAACCATATATTCTCCTCATGTTTATACATATGGGGCAATGCTTATTGGAGGAATATTGAAAAATAAGTATAAAGTTAGATTATTAAGAGAATTAGATAAAACAGTTTTTTTAAAATCAGATGTAGTTATTTTCAGTTTATATTCAACTTTACATATCTTAGATAAAAATATTAGAGAAGCTATAGATTTTTTAAAAAGGGCTAAAAAGAAGGTGTATATTGCAGGATGTGTTTCAATGTATCCAGAAATTATTTTAAATGAGTTAAATGTTGATGGGGTTATAGTTGGTGAAGGTGAGATAACTACTCCCAGAATATTGGAAGGAGATAAGGAGGGATTGGCATATAAGGAAGGGGATGAGATTGTAATAAACTATCCTAAAGAAAAACCTGATTTAAACCATCCACTTCCTTTAATCCCAAAAGATATAGGAAAACAAAGTATAAGAGGAGCTAATGTATATATTGAAACACATAGAGGTTGTTTAGGCAATTGTACATTTTGCCAAGTTCCCAAGTTTTTTGGAAAACAGATAAGAAGTAGAGAAATAGAAGATATTGTTAGGGAAGTTAAAGAGTTTAAAAAATATGGAGCTAAAAGAATAGCAATAAGTGGGGGAACTGGAAGTTTGTATGGGTTTAAAAAATCCATGGAAAAAGAAAAGTTTATAGAACTTTTAGAAAAGATATCTTCTATTTTAGGAAAAAACAACTTATCTGTTCCAGATATGAGAGTTGATTATGTTGATGAAGATATATTAAAAGCTATTAAAGATTATACAATTGGATGGGTGTTTTATGGTATAGAGAGTGGAAGTGATAAGATATTAAAAGATATGAAAAAAGGAACCAATAGAGAAAAAAATTTATATGCTATACAGTTGGCTAAAGAAATGGGTGTAAAAGTTGCTGGTAGTTTTATTGTAGCTTATCCAACAGAGAGTGAAAAAGATTATTTGCTTACTAAAGACTTTATTGCTGAAGCTGAGTTAGATGATATTTTTGTTTCTATAGCTGAACCTATTCCAAAAACTGAGATGTGTGATTTAATATTAGATATGAATAAAGAAGATTTACTATTATATAAAACATATAACCATAATTTGAGTGTAGCAGAGTTCAGATGCTATGATCTTTTAGTATATGGGGAAATGTTTAAACCTAACCCAAGACTTTCTCCTTATTTATATAAAATATATCTAAATGAAGCTAAACAACAAGGAGAAGACATTAGAAAAATTATAGATATTATTTTCAAATATAAGGATATAATAAAATAA
- a CDS encoding tetratricopeptide repeat protein, which yields MKNDIFKKFIKIIDLIEGGEFKTAEEELLKLSEEYPNNPLIYYLLGKVNTYKKFSKLLKFEKVHIPIEFLKYPKTTYDILKLALTPEYREAMLSIERGDYYKAIEDFKKLTKIDGEFVTPWLYKALLYEMIGDLENALMAINKVLELNKKDALAWYIKGRILRKLGRYNEALEALYNAITLDKNLVNVLKELGYTNLIIGDYKKALKWLNDYLKKVPNDPEALFYKAIAYKGLGKLEEALKILDGIIDKGTNVFIKTTSMLIKASILERLGKVEEAVKVYNEILKK from the coding sequence ATGAAAAATGATATATTTAAAAAGTTTATAAAAATCATAGATTTAATTGAAGGAGGGGAGTTTAAAACTGCAGAGGAGGAGCTTTTGAAATTATCTGAAGAGTATCCAAACAATCCATTAATTTATTATTTACTTGGAAAAGTAAATACATATAAAAAATTTTCTAAATTATTAAAGTTTGAAAAAGTCCATATTCCTATAGAATTTTTAAAATATCCAAAAACTACATATGACATACTTAAATTAGCTTTAACTCCTGAATATAGAGAAGCTATGCTCTCTATAGAGAGGGGAGATTATTATAAAGCAATAGAGGATTTTAAAAAATTAACAAAAATTGATGGAGAGTTTGTTACACCTTGGTTATATAAGGCTTTATTGTATGAGATGATAGGAGATCTTGAAAATGCTTTAATGGCTATAAATAAGGTGTTAGAGTTAAACAAGAAAGATGCATTAGCTTGGTATATAAAGGGAAGAATTCTAAGAAAATTAGGAAGATATAATGAGGCTTTGGAAGCTTTATATAATGCCATTACATTAGATAAAAATTTAGTTAATGTCTTAAAAGAATTGGGATATACTAATTTAATAATAGGTGATTATAAAAAAGCTTTAAAATGGTTAAATGATTACTTGAAAAAAGTGCCAAATGACCCAGAAGCACTGTTCTATAAAGCTATAGCATACAAAGGGTTAGGTAAATTGGAAGAAGCTTTAAAGATTTTAGATGGTATTATAGATAAAGGAACAAATGTTTTTATAAAAACCACATCAATGCTTATAAAAGCTAGTATATTGGAAAGATTAGGTAAAGTAGAAGAAGCTGTCAAAGTATATAATGAAATCTTAAAAAAATAA